The Alnus glutinosa chromosome 8, dhAlnGlut1.1, whole genome shotgun sequence DNA segment TTTTTGAGTTCCTTGATCTGCGTTGGATCTGAAATTTTTATCTGTATGAGAGTAGTGTCGTACAGATCTGAAAATTTTGATGGTTTTTTAAAGTAACTTAAGAGATTTTCCATTGTTCCCTCCATTGCTATGGCTGATGGCTACCCAGAGATGGAGGGCTTTGATTTTTGCTTGAGATGAAAAAATAGAAGGGACTATACAGGCTACTGGTTTTCGGTTGAAGATGAGGTGAATGGGAAGAATGGGTCTCTTGCTTCCGCCGACTGGCCAAGCTAGGCTtgaatttggagttttttttttttattattttttattttattatatattttggttgACTCAAATTTGCATGTGATGGTGACAATCATTTTGTAGTAGCTGATGTGTTTGGagatttgcttgtattttttgcttttgggtTTCTAGTTTTCTTCTACAAATGGTGGTTTCAGGTTGTTGGTTTTGTTTACTTTGGAGTACATATTTGTTGTTGTGAGATGCTATTTGGCTTATTTTCCGTTTTGAAAAAGCTTATGTTGCTTCATTCAAatgtatttggaatatttgtctGCTTTTCAGTGAGTGAAATGGAATTAGAGACATTTAcagtgttgttttttttttttccttacagaCAAATCCTGCAGAATCAAGTTGTGATACAGTACaatgtagtttttcttttctttgtttcttttttcgttttttctgcTGATATTGGTCATTTTTTAAACATGCAGTGAGACACTACTTGTCATGGAGATTGTGTTAGAAACATACATCGAAAATGCTATTGGGGTGATTCAATATATCTATTTGAAGAgtatttgatgtaattttttttttcctaaaatggtCTGTATAAAGGTTCTACTTCTGCAAAATGATCTTGTAAATTTTCATCTATTTGAAAGTTCTATTTTATGCTATCCTATAAGGGCTCTCATTTTCccttgcaatatatatatataatgcacaATAAATTGGTATTGGGCTCTTATTTCGTTATGTAGTTTCTTGAAGATAGGAATTTGGGCACTTTGACCTATTTTACTTTAGGGACATCAATTTGAAATGTGACTGTAATGtagaaaaaaatcaatttggGCACTTGAAGTTACATTTAAAAGCTTTTTCTACTAAGATGGGCACTTTGACGTATTTAAAAACTTTGACTGTCTATTTGGAATAATATTGATCGGAATACAAAGCTCTTAAATGTAACTTGAAATGTagaaaaaatcaagtttttaaATTGCCATTTGAAATTGGGAAAATGAATCTACATCTTAGTAGTAAACAAGAAGTTGAAATTGCATGTGATGAGAGccttttatttatctatttatttttttgaatgggaAGACTAAGtaactttttaagttttaatttaacAAAGTTCTCCATTTTTAAcccaaaccaaaaccaaaactgattggttttgcttcttcttctttttcatgaCCAAAATAAAAGGTAAATATTAACCCAGCAAgtagcaaaatatatatatatatatatatatatatatatatatatatatatatatatatatatatatatatatatatatatattagaattcATTCACTTTAAACACGGGTTAGAGAACCTTTATATGCTCTcgtatatatatgtaagatgtCAATTGGTCTTGTAAAAGTAAATTAGAGACATCAATACCTGAAGctgccatttttatttttttaatgtcacTGGAGGACATGGGAACACATGCAGTCATTGGCCAAGAGATTACTAAAAAACCTGCTATTCAGTACTCACTTATcttataatcaaaataaaacatcatGCATAAAAGTGGCAAAATCTGAATTAAACATCATAACATCACAACCTCAAGCTCTTTTGAGTGCTGAAAAAATGTAACAAATCATAgatcaaatccaaaaaaaaaaaaaatgaagaacccACAAAAATGAGATTCCATAacttccacaaaaaaaaaaatgagacccCACAAAAATGAGATTCCACAAGTTCTTAAACATTGTTACGTAGTGAGAATTACAAGACCATGAGATGAAACAAGAGACTAACTTGGCCATTCGGCCAAAGAAAGAGACCCATTTTACCCATCCAACTGACTTCTTACCAGCATACCTCtgttaaaatgaaaagaatcagCCACCAAAAAATTTGAACTGCAGAATTTTACGATAACAATTACATGATAACAAGGTACAAATTAATGATCCTACAAAGTACAAAAAGCCCAACCTAGAAACCATAAAAATGAGCATAACAAACTCATACGCACAGTAACATAACACTTACCAAAAGTGAGAACTAGAAAATCAACCTTCGTTGGAAAAACGGGGCACAACATGATTCTGTAGGATTCGGGGTCCCTGTAAATCatgacaaaaatattatatacaatACCAACATCCTTTTATATAGTTCATCAGTTATCATTTGTTTTATTCTGGAATACCTGAGTAATTACACTATTTTGAGTTCCGATTACATTGACATGTAATATTAGTTATGGAAGGCAAAAAGCTTCATTTGTGTCCAATGCGCATTGTTGTTGTGTTCCTTCGCAAGTCTTcaattaataaatcatataaacatgttaaaaaatcattttaaaaatattcaaagaagCATAATTAAACACAAGGAACAGAAACAACCTTCTTtaccttttttgttttactcttttttttactatttgtgTCACttgtttgattcttttttcCTCGTGTCCTCTTTGTCACCACTTTTTCTACTCCAGAAGCCATCCTTTTTGATGGTGGCTTCCCTCTCATTCGAACCACGAGAGGACTACGAACCATATTACTTTCCATCGTCGTACCATCCTTATTACTTTCCACCGCCATACCATCAATGGACAAATTACAAGTAGTAGAACCACTAACAAGTGCTTGAGAAGGTGGACTATGTTCACAGATCGAACCATTGAATTGCTTCGTTAACATATGAACATATTTTTTCAGTGTCAGGCAATGTTCCACGCTGTTTGAGGCTATTTCTGCTAAAGCATGCAAATCTTTGCACAAGTCGAAATATCTTTCTGCACTCGGGTCACGACTACCTGAATCATAACTACTattgatttgtttataatttCGCTTCAAGTTCTTCCTCCATCggttaagaaaatatttttctggcaACGATGTAACTCCAACTATATTCAGTATAGATATGACATGTCTGCACAAAACTCCTCTTGATTCAAACAAGCAACAACTACAATTCACTTCACACGAAGATTCATTGTAGTTAACAGTAAAGCATACCTTTTTCGTGAACGCATCATTAATTTGTACCTGTTCAGTCACTTGATATATACACATTGCACCTTCTCTTGTGATAAGAGAACTACTACAATACATCACCTCTTTAATCTCCTCTtgtacttctttgaactttgcagTGGTGTAAAGTTGTTGAAATTTCTTCTCAAAAGGAAACCTGCTTAGACATGCAACTGTCTCATTAAAAGAAACGAAATCAGCAATATTCTCCTTCTCAACTTTTCTACGCAAAGCACTATCGTATTGATCCACAAATTCCTTCAATGTAGTTGATGAgtgcacataaccatcaaaaaaagcattcatactttcacttcgtTGCGTGGTAGTCATTCCAGCCCAAAATACATCTTTTAAATATGCCGGTACCCAAAAAGTACGCTCACTATATAACCCACACAACCATGCATTATCTTTCAGATTATAACAATCAAGTAGACTTTGCCAATTTGCATCAAACTCATCGCGTGTCTGAGATTCATACACACAACTTCGTATGGCACCCTTAATGGCATGGTACTGTGAATGCGATCCAAATTTTTCTGGAAGCTTTTTCAATATGTGCCACAAACACCATCTATGTCGAGTATTTGGAAAAACTTTTCTAATTGCATTCTTCATAGCCCTATTTTGATCTGTTATAATTGCACTCGGCGCTCTTTCATTCATGCAATTCAACCATGTCTCAAACAACCATACAAATGTCTCTGTATCCTCACTTGATATTAATACCGCCCCAAGAAGTATTGACTGACCGTGATGGTTAACTCCcacaaaaggagcaaatggcattTCATATCTATTAGTCAAGTAGGTCGTATCAAACGTAACCACATCCCTAAAATCTTCATACGATACCCTACttcgtgcatcagcccaaaacacatttctcaacctacaatcatcatcaaaatcaatgGCAAAGtagaaattattattaattgctTGCATCCTTTTGAAATAGTCACAAAGAGCTCCAGCGCCTCCTGTGCCAAGACGAAGATGCCTTGACTTGGCAATGAAATTACGGCAATCTTTTTCACCAAATTCTAGGTGCTCATACCCCCCTGCTTCAACTGCAAGTGAGTTATAACTCTTGCTCATACTTATTCCAGCTCTATCATTTATTAAAAGCTTTCTCTTTGCAGTAGAGTccaaattcttattgcatctaaagTATCTagctttgcctgggcttaaatcATGATTATGTTTAGCAGATACATTAGTCACATACCACTTTGTATCAACTAACCTTGCATTCAAACTAGCCTTGCACCCCGTTCTAGTTGTTTGAACTGGCTTACTTGAACTGGCTTTTCTAGTGCCTTGACGTGCACATGATAGAGTGATATAACATGTATGCCCACTtgtattctttcttttattcttttgtacCACCCCAAAACCTTGTTGCTTTCCATATTTCCTATAATGCAACGCAAGTTCATCTAAAGAGTTAAATACCATTCCTTGCTTAGGTTCATCCACATTTTCAACTCCATCTATGAGTTTCATATCATTCTTGCAATTGACATCATTATCTTCAGATTCTATATCATTTGCAGTTTCATTTTGATCTATATCAAAATGAATAAAACGAAGTTAAGAGAAACAACTATGAATAATAGCATTCATTAATATTTGAAGCAAAATTAAAGGAAGAATGAAACGCCTAACATACCATTTTGAGAGTCAATTTCAAGAGGCAAAACATCATCAATTGGAAGTTGTGTCAATGAATGATCATCTTCACATTCATTCCCCAATACAGATGGCGACAAATCCATCTATAAGTTATTCCACGGAAACATTTAACTAgtcattataaaaaaaaggcTACTTTGGATTTTACTCAAATTTGATTTGTAGTTAATGGTATTTGAATGGAaagtaaaacaataaaaaatatatatataatgcatagAGCTGACTTAATCAAATGTAAATTCAAGTTCAAGAGCCAAGATGCTTGCAATTAAAAGTTAGTGAATTAAAGCTCCTTGACTTAAGAAATTATATTCCAAAAGAATGACATGGGCTTAATCAGTCCCACCCAAAGAAGAGAGTATATGGAGTTTAGGCTAAGATGTTAATCTCTTAGACATCTGAATGATTATCTAAGTAAATTGAACACAATAAAAAGGGAtttatctaattttattttattttttcaagaaaaaatcaaagTGTTGCATTTTAATTAGTATTTCGATTGAAAAAGGTACGCTTAGTTTTAAGCTTGCCAAATAAATTTCAGCACTACTACACTAATAAATTTCAcacttatgttttaattcatcaCACTAATTAACTTCAGCATTATTATATAAATActagttttttaagttttagtatTACATACTAGTTTATAGAGAGTTCTATCATCTACGATTATATAAACCAACTTTCTACAtggttctttttgtttttttttttttttttttctcaagttgACCGGAAGATGGTTCAACTTTCTACatagttctttttgttttttttctccaCTTGACTGGAAGATGGCCCAACTTTCTacatagttatttttgttttttttctcaagttaACTGGAAGATGGCCCCTTTCTACatagttctttttgttttttttttctcaagttgACTAATTGACGGGAAGATGGTTCAACTTTCTACatagttctttttgttttttttctccaCTTGACTGGAAGATGGCCCAACTTTCTacatagttatttttgtttttttttctcaagttaACTGGAAGATGGCCCCTTTCTACatagttctttttgttttttttttctcaagttgACTAATTGACCGGAAGATGGCCCTTTTTTGTTTGCTAGTTACTAATTTCTTTATGAGTCTATGAAGATATAATGGTTCTCACAGAGTAGTAATCCAGTTCCTTCCGTTCTTTCACAAATCTGGCCCTCACCTCACGACTTCAACTTTTTATCTTCACACCCACTAACAGTTAGGTTTCAAGTCTTTCTCAGTTCTTCTTTACTCTCTTAGCCTCTCAATCTTTCTCTGCCTCTCTCACGAATCAGATCCCCTGAACCTAATACTAGGTatgattcaaccaaaaaaaaattatacccaATAAAGTGTGGAAGCATCTTGTGATAAAGTGCGGAGAACGGCCGGAGATCCTGTCActtttggccggagatggagcTTGGAGCTTGGACGTTCCGGAGATGGAGAACCGTCGAAGTCGAACCGGAGATGGAGAATGGCCGAAGATCCGGTGACTTTTGGACGGACGAAGAGCTGGACGTACTGGTGGCGGCTTCGTAGGTGGTTGACAGTGGCGTTGAGGGAGGAGATGCAAAGATGGAGAGACGGAGAGAGGGAGGATTTTGGGGGGGAAAAtgattttggggggaaaatgatcgagagagggagggagTCATTTACTTTTCAACgctgttttttcaattttttttttattttttttttatataagaaaaaaaaaataataagaaaaaaaaaaagactgacGTGCCACGTCAGCTGGTGAGGGACGCTTGAGGGACGAATGATCGCcttgtagaattactcattttAAAGTGACATAAAGTTGAAGataaatgatatttgtatacaCTTTTTTGTACACACttacatttgataatatatactAACATTTTGTTAATGTTGACTTTTTGGGTAGAAccatagaaagaaaaaaagaaagagagaaaaggttGGAAACAAATAATGTTACCAAACCTTGGAAATATGGATACCCATATGCATGTTATCCTAAATATTGTTATGTAGGGAATTTGAATACTCATACCCACTCGCGCATCTGGATTTCCGCTATTTGTAATCAACTAGATAATTGTTAATAGTCgtattaaaagtttttttttttaatttttttttttaaaaaaaaatataact contains these protein-coding regions:
- the LOC133876351 gene encoding protein FAR-RED IMPAIRED RESPONSE 1-like; the encoded protein is MDLSPSVLGNECEDDHSLTQLPIDDVLPLEIDSQNDQNETANDIESEDNDVNCKNDMKLIDGVENVDEPKQGMVFNSLDELALHYRKYGKQQGFGVVQKNKRKNTSGHTCYITLSCARQGTRKASSSKPVQTTRTGCKASLNARLVDTKWYVTNVSAKHNHDLSPGKARYFRCNKNLDSTAKRKLLINDRAGISMSKSYNSLAVEAGGYEHLEFGEKDCRNFIAKSRHLRLGTGGAGALCDYFKRMQAINNNFYFAIDFDDDCRYEMPFAPFVGVNHHGQSILLGAVLISSEDTETFVWLFETWLNCMNERAPSAIITDQNRAMKNAIRKVFPNTRHRWCLWHILKKLPEKFGSHSQYHAIKGAIRSCVYESQTRDEFDANWQSLLDCYNLKDNAWLCGLYSERTFWVPAYLKDVFWAGMTTTQRSESMNAFFDGYVHSSTTLKEFVDQYDSALRRKVEKENIADFVSFNETVACLSRFPFEKKFQQLYTTAKFKEVQEEIKEVMYCSSSLITREGAMCIYQVTEQVQINDAFTKKVCFTVNYNESSCEVNCSCCLFESRGVLCRHVISILNIVGVTSLPEKYFLNRWRKNLKRNYKQINSSYDSGSRDPSAERYFDLCKDLHALAEIASNSVEHCLTLKKYVHMLTKQFNGSICEHSPPSQALVSGSTTCNLSIDGMAVESNKDGTTMESNMVRSPLVVRMRGKPPSKRMASGVEKVVTKRTRGKKNQTSDTNSKKKSKTKKVKKVVSVPCV